The Pelobates fuscus isolate aPelFus1 chromosome 2, aPelFus1.pri, whole genome shotgun sequence genome has a segment encoding these proteins:
- the CCDC195 gene encoding putative coiled-coil domain-containing protein 195, translating to MVQEMRSEIDKLERENRALRGELSQLGSRSVTTQDDKINDDNYNCPVKEETLSKGVLRRNSSVGSAPISQQQKGVAMTVRRYSMSSSLLSSCFHWQNQNIKRHSSSGTLKLNGSVQDIETDPGNHGVTPGRTSEQVLINKIPKTKSFQECMHHCRGRVKAVTFLLPVDMREYTENHMAFQSPQNQSANHLSTIIEKDP from the exons ATGGTACAAGAAATGCGTTCAGAGATAGATAAGCTGGAGAGAGAAAACAGGGCACTGCGTGGGGAACTGAGCCAGCTTGGAAGCAGGTCTGTAACTACGCAGGATGACAAAATTAATGATGACAACTACAATTGTCCTGTTAAAGAAGAGACATTATCCAAAGGAGTCCTCCGCCGAAATTCTTCTGTTGGGTCAGCCCCGATATCACAACAGcaaaaag GTGTTGCCATGACTGTTCGCAGGTATTCCATGTCTTCATCGCTCCTATCCAGCTGTTTCCACTGgcaaaatcaaaatataaaaagacattccAGCAGCGGGACCTTGAAACTGAATGGTTCTGTACAAGACATAGAGACAGATCCTGGGAACCATGGTGTCACACCTGGGAGAACATCTGAACAAGTTCTTATAAATAAAATTCCCAAGACAAAATCCTTCCAAGAATGCATGCACCACTGCAG GGGTAGAGTAAAAGCTGTTACATTTCTACTGCCCGTGGATATGAGAGAATACACTGAAAATCATATGGCTTTCCAGAGTCCTCAAAATCAAAGCGCAAATCACTTGAGCACGATAATTGAAAAGGATCCATGA